The Candidatus Brocadia sp. genome has a segment encoding these proteins:
- a CDS encoding LemA family protein, with product MKKILPAIAILIFLGIIFGAWYIKGYNKVIALNENVKNAWSQVDTQLKRRYDLIPNLVETVKGYATHEKEIFEKLAEARKGYFSAGTIEDKAKAATQIEGFLSRLLMFRETYPDLKANESFLKMQDSLEGTENRISVERKRYNDAVRELNTYIKSFYGRFFAARTGVTEAKYFEVAEVEKEVPKVKF from the coding sequence ATGAAAAAGATATTACCGGCAATTGCTATTCTCATATTTTTGGGCATTATCTTTGGTGCCTGGTATATTAAGGGGTATAACAAGGTTATTGCACTGAATGAAAACGTAAAAAATGCCTGGTCTCAGGTAGATACCCAACTCAAGAGACGTTATGACCTTATTCCCAACCTTGTTGAGACCGTCAAGGGTTATGCCACGCACGAGAAAGAAATCTTTGAAAAACTTGCTGAGGCCAGAAAGGGTTATTTTAGCGCTGGAACGATAGAAGATAAGGCTAAAGCAGCGACACAGATCGAAGGATTTTTATCCCGTTTGTTAATGTTCCGGGAAACGTATCCGGACCTGAAGGCAAACGAATCGTTTCTTAAGATGCAAGATTCATTAGAAGGCACAGAAAACCGCATTTCGGTGGAACGCAAACGGTATAATGATGCGGTTCGGGAACTCAATACCTACATCAAAAGCTTCTATGGCCGGTTTTTTGCTGCGCGCACAGGAGTTACCGAGGCAAAATATTTTGAGGTTGCAGAGGTAGAAAAAGAGGTACCCAAGGTAAAATTCTAG
- a CDS encoding serine/threonine protein phosphatase, whose protein sequence is MGDVMNIISFGDIHEDTSNLVKIKSDLDTADLIVVSGDLTNCHGKTETKKVLDSIKRYNKHLLVQYGNMDKQEVDGYLTKEGINLHGNGYLFGDIGIFGCGASSPTPFHTPSEISEGDIERFLTNGYNKVKDAKWKIMVCHTPPKDTATDIVRSGMHVGSQTVRDFILNHKPHVCISGHIHESRAKDKIGDTIVLNAGMFRDGWYIEVVIDKDNLSAVLKSVA, encoded by the coding sequence ATGGGAGATGTGATGAACATTATTTCTTTTGGCGATATTCATGAAGATACAAGCAATCTTGTAAAGATAAAATCCGACCTGGACACGGCGGACTTGATTGTGGTTTCGGGCGATTTGACAAATTGTCATGGAAAGACCGAGACGAAAAAAGTATTAGATTCGATAAAAAGATATAACAAGCACCTGCTTGTGCAGTACGGTAACATGGACAAGCAGGAGGTGGATGGTTATTTAACCAAAGAGGGTATAAATCTGCATGGGAATGGATATCTATTTGGAGATATAGGTATTTTTGGTTGTGGCGCCTCGAGTCCAACACCCTTTCATACACCTTCTGAGATAAGTGAGGGAGATATCGAACGGTTCTTAACAAACGGTTATAACAAGGTAAAAGATGCAAAGTGGAAGATCATGGTCTGTCACACCCCACCCAAGGATACAGCAACTGATATTGTTCGAAGTGGTATGCATGTAGGGAGTCAAACGGTGAGGGACTTTATTTTAAATCACAAGCCGCATGTCTGTATATCAGGTCATATTCACGAATCGAGGGCAAAAGACAAAATAGGCGATACTATCGTATTAAACGCAGGCATGTTCAGGGATGGGTGGTATATCGAGGTCGTTATTGATAAAGACAACTTATCTGCAGTCCTGAAATCCGTTGCTTAA
- a CDS encoding DUF2513 domain-containing protein: protein MKVRRMKRDMDLVRQILLAIEAHKDMKQKIKLEIEGYSEEQIMYHVKILADAGLIEATDVSSFEGICFIPQCLT from the coding sequence ATGAAGGTGCGCAGAATGAAAAGAGATATGGATCTTGTCCGTCAAATACTTCTTGCAATCGAAGCACATAAGGATATGAAACAAAAAATAAAGCTTGAGATTGAGGGTTACTCTGAAGAACAGATTATGTATCATGTTAAAATCCTTGCGGATGCAGGCTTGATAGAAGCTACAGATGTTTCATCATTCGAAGGAATTTGCTTTATACCGCAATGTCTTACATAG
- the mqnC gene encoding dehypoxanthine futalosine cyclase codes for MTNLSGEIEGILEKSFNNERLSSKECARLFSLRDITILGMAADEVCKKKHPENYRTYIIDRNINYTNICTSGCKFCAFYRDIEHSDGYIIPKDLLFKKIEETLALGGRQILMQGGLHPTLKLDFYGDLLKSVKTKYDIHIHAFSPPEIVHFSKLNGIPVRDVIQKLKAAGLDSIPGGGAEILVDRCRNLLSPNKCTAQEWLDVMREAHKLGMKTTTTMMFGHIETIEERIGHLEKIRKLQDETGGFTAFIAWTFQPKNTQLAPSLLSKYKDIGLIGSFDYLKTVAIARLFLDNIPNIQASWVTQGAKIAQLSLKFGANDMGSTMIEENVVRAAGVSYQMGKDEIESLINDLGYAARQRDLYYRIL; via the coding sequence ATGACTAATCTATCCGGTGAAATCGAAGGCATTCTCGAAAAATCATTCAACAACGAAAGGTTATCTTCAAAGGAATGCGCAAGGTTGTTCTCTCTAAGGGATATTACCATCCTGGGAATGGCGGCCGATGAAGTCTGTAAGAAAAAGCATCCGGAAAATTACCGGACTTATATCATTGACCGGAATATCAATTATACCAACATCTGCACATCAGGTTGTAAATTTTGTGCCTTTTATAGAGATATTGAACACAGCGACGGCTATATCATCCCGAAAGATTTATTATTCAAAAAAATCGAAGAAACACTGGCCTTGGGTGGCAGACAAATCCTCATGCAGGGCGGCCTGCATCCGACATTAAAATTAGATTTTTATGGAGACCTGTTAAAATCTGTCAAAACAAAATATGATATCCATATCCATGCCTTTTCACCGCCGGAAATTGTTCATTTTTCAAAATTAAATGGTATCCCTGTCCGTGACGTTATACAAAAGCTCAAAGCAGCGGGACTCGATTCGATCCCCGGCGGCGGCGCAGAAATTCTGGTCGACCGATGCCGCAATCTCTTGAGTCCAAATAAATGCACGGCACAGGAGTGGCTCGATGTCATGCGTGAGGCACACAAACTTGGCATGAAAACCACAACTACCATGATGTTCGGCCATATTGAAACCATAGAAGAACGTATCGGACACCTGGAAAAGATCCGAAAACTCCAGGATGAAACGGGAGGTTTTACCGCCTTTATCGCCTGGACTTTCCAGCCCAAAAACACTCAATTAGCACCTTCGCTCTTATCAAAATATAAAGACATAGGACTGATCGGGAGTTTTGATTATTTGAAGACCGTTGCCATTGCACGTCTCTTTTTAGACAACATTCCCAATATTCAGGCATCGTGGGTCACACAGGGTGCCAAAATTGCCCAGCTCTCGCTAAAATTTGGCGCCAATGACATGGGCAGTACCATGATTGAAGAGAATGTGGTTCGTGCGGCGGGGGTAAGCTACCAGATGGGCAAAGATGAAATCGAATCGCTTATCAACGACCTTGGATATGCAGCAAGGCAAAGAGATTTGTATTATCGGATACTTTGA